Sequence from the Synechococcales cyanobacterium T60_A2020_003 genome:
GCCGTAAGGGTTGCCACGATGCCATTCGCAAAGCCCAGGGTGGCCGTCACATAGTCTAAATAGCCAGAATCCGCAGAACGACTACCGCTAGCGGTCAATCGCTCCACGGGCGAACCCGCCAATTCCAACAGCAGATCAATATCGTGAATCATCAAATCCAGCACCACCGACACATCGTTCGCCCGGTTGGAATAGGGACTCATGCGGTGAGCTTCGATCGCCAGCAGTTCTTCCGTCTTCAAAACCTTAATCAGTTCTTGAAACGCCGGATTGAACCGTTCAATGTGCCCCACCTGGAGAATGCACTGATACTCGGCGGCAGCGTTCACCAAGGATTCGGCTTCGGTAATGCTAGCGGCGATCGGCTTTTCGATCAGGACGTGGATGCCTGCTTGAAGGCAGGTCATACCGACCGAGTGGTGGAGGCGCGTCGGCACGGCAATACAAACCGCATCGACGTGGGACAGCATATCTCGGAAATCTTCAAAGAACCGCACCCAGTACTTGCTGGCGGTGTCCAGGCCTCGTTCTACATCGACGTCAGAAACGCCCACTAGCTCTACATCTTTGAGCAGACTGAGCACCCGCGTATGGTGTTGCCCCATATTACCCACACCAATCACGCCTACCCGAATGGGGTCAGGATAGTAATGTCGTTGAGAGGGAGCGTGAGCATGACCACCTGATATGCCGTTGTGTTGCACTCCTGCTGTTCTCCTACGCCCAGTCGGTTTAAATACTCACCAGAATCGTATCACGAGGTTGTTTTCTGTGAAGAAAATTGAATTTCGACATCGTAGATTCAATGGTTTTTAATGCGAACGATGGGGAAATGACGTTCAACATCTTTAAGAACTGTGTCTACCTTAATCGCCCTCCTCTATCAAGAGCGATCGCCCATTTTTTGATGAATCTGATGAATCTATGTTGAGCTGATTGTCTGGGAACTTTCACCATGAGCGAGGGGAATTTGTGTCAGTTTTTAACCTGTCTACTCCGTGCTGATGTCTAAACCATGGATTGCCCCTTCTCCCATGCCATGAATCACAGTTTGCAGCCCATCGTCACTGTGCGTCCATACAAAGCGCTACATTTCCCGACTCAGGCTGAGAGGATTTGGGCATAATAGGGATGCCGGAATCTACGCATACGCTGCATGTCTGAACCATTTTTGACGATTGACGATACCCCTGTTTCCCTCGCCCAGGCCGTTCGCTATCTACAAGCGGGACGAAAATTTGATGCCTTTGTGGGTGAAATTCTGCGCCAGTTTGTAATTGAACGGGAAGTGCAATCGCATGAAGGCTTGGATGCTAATCCATCGGCGGTCGAACAGGCGATCGTTGACTTTCGGCTGGAACAGAACTTGACCGACTCACGCCAATTTCAACAGTGGCTAGCCGCGAACGGGTTGACGTACGATGCCTTCCGGGATCAGGTGGCCTACGGCTTCAAATATCGAACCCTCAAGGACAAAATCACCGAGCCTCGCTTGCAGGAATATTTCATCGAGCGGAAGATCTACCTCGATCGCGTGGTGCTGTCTCGCATTATTGTGGACAACCAAGAGCTAGCTGATGAACTCAAAACCCAGATTAGTGAAGGCACCGCCACCTTTGAGCAACTCGCCCGCGAATATTCCTTAACCGACGATCGCATCGTCAATGGGATGGTAGGGCCTGTGAGCCGAGGCAGTATGCCCGATGAACTACGAGCAGCGGTTGATCAAGCTGGTGTTAGCGATGTGGTGGGGCCAATGGGCATGGAAGGCCGTTGGGGCCTGTTTCGTGTTGAAAAAGTCATGCACGCCACGTTAGATGATGAGCAGGTGCAAACGACATTACGAGATGAGCTATTTGAACAATGGCTGGCTCAAAAAATTGAGTCATTACCGATCAAACTCCAAATTGAGGATTAAAATTCAGGTCTATAGCTCTGAAATCACGGTAAATGCTGTGGGTTCAACTCTCCCTCCAGCCTTGCATGATTGAGAAAACCTCTACTGCTGTATCTACGGTTTCGATTCCCCCATGCCCATTGAAGAACAGCTTGCCACGATCGCCTGGGATAAGCCACCCCTGGCCTTCCTGACCCCAGATCAACAGGTATACGTAACCCAGCAGGCCACCCTCCGCGACTATCGCTTGGGTGACGTGATTTGGTCAACGGAGGACGAGCCAGGACATCAATATCTGGTAGTAAGTGGCAACGTGCGGCTAGTGCCTGCCGATGGCAAATCCCTGATTTTGAAACCGGGGGATTGGTTCGGGGATTTGCCGGAACTGTCGGATCAGTGGAAGGTGCGGGCGGCCAGTCGCGACGTTACGATCGCCAGTTGGGATTCCAATCTGTGGCAGGACTTGATGCAGACGAACGATCGCACCCAGGACGGAGGACTGGATCGCGGCGTTCAGTTTCAGCAGTTTTGGCGATCGCTCCAGTCTCGCTATCAGCCCCACATCAGCTTTGCCCCAGAGCCGATCCCCAACTATCCCTTTGTGGCTAG
This genomic interval carries:
- a CDS encoding peptidylprolyl isomerase, giving the protein MSEPFLTIDDTPVSLAQAVRYLQAGRKFDAFVGEILRQFVIEREVQSHEGLDANPSAVEQAIVDFRLEQNLTDSRQFQQWLAANGLTYDAFRDQVAYGFKYRTLKDKITEPRLQEYFIERKIYLDRVVLSRIIVDNQELADELKTQISEGTATFEQLAREYSLTDDRIVNGMVGPVSRGSMPDELRAAVDQAGVSDVVGPMGMEGRWGLFRVEKVMHATLDDEQVQTTLRDELFEQWLAQKIESLPIKLQIED
- a CDS encoding Gfo/Idh/MocA family oxidoreductase; protein product: MQHNGISGGHAHAPSQRHYYPDPIRVGVIGVGNMGQHHTRVLSLLKDVELVGVSDVDVERGLDTASKYWVRFFEDFRDMLSHVDAVCIAVPTRLHHSVGMTCLQAGIHVLIEKPIAASITEAESLVNAAAEYQCILQVGHIERFNPAFQELIKVLKTEELLAIEAHRMSPYSNRANDVSVVLDLMIHDIDLLLELAGSPVERLTASGSRSADSGYLDYVTATLGFANGIVATLTASKVAHRKMRRIATHCRHSLTEADFLNNEILIHRHTTANCSADYGQVLYRQDGLIEKVYTSNIEPLHAELEHFVNCVRGGEQPSVGGEQALKALRLASLIEKTATDEQQILTLGDKGDRLMPSVRIGV